The genomic window GTCGACCGCACCATCTACGCGGCGAAGTACCGCGAGCTGAACTTCCTGCTGTCTGACCGCGTGGGCTCCGAGTCGAAGATCCTCTACGACCGCGACCCGCGCGAGCGCGTGGAGAAGGTAGCGCCGTGGCTGACCACGGATTCCTCGACCTACCCGGCCGTTATCGACGGCAAGATCAAGTGGATTGTCGACGGCTACACCACGCTGGAGGCCCTGCCGTACTCGCAGCGCACCACCCTGTCGGAGACCACCCAGGACGCGCTGAACCCGGACGGGACCACCCAGCGTCTCATCAACGACCAGGTGGGCTACATCCGTAACTCGGTCAAGGCCGTGGTGGATGCCTACGACGGCACCGTGGACCTCTACGAGTTTGATACCGAGGACCCAGTCCTGAAGGCCTGGGAGGGTGTTTTCCCGGACGTCGTGAAGCCGGAGTCGGAGATCTCCGACGAGCTGCGCGAGCACTTCCGCTATCCGGAGGACATGTTCAAGGTCCAGCGCGACATGCTGGCCCGCTACCACGTCGATGACCCGGGCGTGTTCTTCAACAACGACGCCTTCTGGTCCGTGCCGGAAGACCCGTCCGCGGCCGAGGGCGCCCAGGCCAAGGATCAGCCGCCGTACTACGTGATGGCCCGCGATCCGCAGTCGGAGGAAGCCAGCTTCCAGTTGACCACCACCTACCGTGGTCTGCGCCGCCAGTTCCTCTCGGCGCACATGACGGCGACCTCCGACCCGCAGAACTACGGCAAGATCACCGTGCGCGTGCTGCCGACGGACACGCAGACCCAGGGTCCGAAGCAGGCCCAGGACGCGATGATGTCCTCTGACCAGGTCGCCCGCGACCGCTCCCTGTGGGAGGGCACCAACGAGCTGGAGAACGGCAACCTGCTGGCCCTGCCGGTCGGCGGGGGAGAGATCCTCTACCTGGAGCCGATCTACTCCAAGCGCGCCGATCAGGAATCCGCGTTCCCGAAGCTGCTGCGCGTGCTGATTTCCTACAAGGGCCGCGTGGGCTACGCCCCGACGATTAGTGAGGCCCTGGAACAGGTCGGCATCGACCCAGAGGCCGCCCAGGATATCGAGGAAGTCGACGGCCGCGGCGGCTCGGGCGACAAGCCGGACGCGGATAGCTCCGGCGACGACAAGGGCCAGGAGGCTTCCACCTCCGACCCGGCCAGCGCCCCGGCGGATAGCGCTGCTGGCGATGCCATCTCCGGCATCAACGACGCCCTCAAGGGCATCGAGGACGCCCGCGGCGGCTCCCACGAGGAGTACGGCCGCGCCCTCGACAAGCTGGACGAAGCTGTCAAGCGCTACCAGGACGCCGAGAACCAGTAACTAGGTGCTAGGCGGCCGCGCCCACCCAGTCCCCGCACCCCGGACGATATGCTGGATGCGCTGGGGATTTGGGTGGGCGCATTACTGTCTGTATAGTTACAGGAGTCGCCGACACAGAGGGGGCACAATAAAACCCCACTGTGGCAAGCGCAGATGTTAGAAGTCATCTCGACGCGGGGTGGAGCAGCTCGGTAGCTCGCTGGGCTCATAACCCAGAGGTCGTCGGTTCGAATCCGGCCCCCGCTACCAACTTCTTAGTCCCTCCAGCTTAGGCTGGGGGGACTTCATTGATCTCGAGGGGCACCGCGGGAAAGCAGATTTGTTCTGTTTAAGACAAAATAATCTGCAGTTGTGTAGAGCCCATTGAGCAACCAAGAAATCTCCCAGGCTTGACGCAACCGAAACACGTGGTATGAATACCTTTATCCCACTGACGGACGGATAGAAGCTCCGGATTGGTTAAGGTCATCGATCCCCAATTTCGAAGACATTGCCGGTCGATGAATCCTGGATTTCTGCATCTGTAGAGTAAGGATTGAAAGCTCTATGTGGATACGTATTGAACAGATCGATATTGGACGGTTGGCGGTGAAGCTGACCACCGCGTTGGACAAATGGATTGCTCCCGAAAATAGTTACCAAAATAGGGTTCGGTTAAGCCCCTTGCTAATAATGCAGCATTCCTCTCATTTCGACCTGGTGCTCGGGCTTAATGTTGTTTCACTAAAAAGTACCGCACTTGTAGGATACGAAGCTGGTTACGAGCGCTATAAATGGTCATCGAGATTTTATGAGGGCATCGCTGAGTCCATTGTTTTTGACACGCTGGCTGGTGACTATCCAATAAAGAAGGCAAACTTTTCCGCGCCGGATAGAATTACCTGGGTAGGAGGGGAGGATGCGGAACGGGGAAAACCTCAATCCATAAGTGGATTTCTTGACTACTACCAAGACCTGAATGCCGAAGCCAAGAAACGGATCTGGATTAACTGGGCTCTCCTATTGGGTAAGACCTGGTAGTGTCAGGGCTGAAGTGGTGGGGTATCCTCTGGCGCTCATCATCAACGACGTCCCCGACACCAACCTGATCACCCTGGGGAAGATCACCATCACCAACATGGGCACCGGCGAGTTCAGCCGCACCGGCGACATCGTTCAGCTCCGTTTACTCGGCACCAAGCCCGTCCCGAAGGACAGCAAGATCCATGACCAGGCAATCAGTGGTATGGAGTCGAGTCTCTGGGCCTCCGATGAACAGCTAGATCGCGTCCGATATTGGGAGGCTACAGGCCATAACAGGTCGAACCTGCCTATCGTCACCATCGAGGCCGACCCCAACCGTCCGAAGGTCAACTCCGACGGGGAACTGCAGGGATACATGTGGGGTACCATCGACAACAACTCCACCAACTACTTCTACAGCAGTGTGGCGATTGCTGACGGTTGCAGCTACTTCTACATGGACCCTGACGAAAAGCCGTTGAAGTACGCGCAGCTGCTCTACAACACAGAAGAGAAGGCCGCCAAGGACCACAGTCTCATCTTCTCCGCCGACATGTTCCAGTCCCGTGACGGCAAGAGCCGCCACTAGCAATTAGGTGGAAGGAAGCGCCTCGCGCGTCGTCGGGAAGGTTTGGGGCTTCTTATCACGGGTAGGGGCTCGTGCCGGTTTGATTCCTGATCCCGTGACTGCCATGGACGTTCTCCTGCTCGGTGGTACTGCTTTTCTTGGTCGTGAGGTTGCCCGGCATCTTCTTGCCGGCGGTGATGTTGTTACCTGTCTGGCGCGTGGTTCACGACCGGCGCCTACGTGAATGCCGCGCTGGACCTGTTCGTCCACGGCTCGCACGGGCCCTTGATGGTCGCGGTCCAAAGCTTTCCCGAGGTCTTTGCGGACGAGGAGTTCCAGGCCTCCCACGCCGGCTTCAACGACGTCGTGGACCAGCTGTGCCCGGGCGTATCCGAGCTGGAGTTCTCCCTGTTGAACGCGGCTATCCTGCGCGCGGCCGAACAAGCAGATGGCCCGGGCGTCCAGGCGGAGGCGTTAACGGCCCTGCACGCGATGGCGACCGCGCTGGTGCGCTAAACCCGGGGCGGGCAGGGTAGTCCGCTGGGGGTAGGGAAATCCCAAATCACATTGCAATCGTTTGCGTGGATATTCCGCCTAGTTATAGCGTAAGTAGGTGGCGCGTATAAAAATCGCGCTGCACGTGCACATAGGCGCGTGCTCCCTGAAGGTTAGGCCTTAAAGGCCAAGGTGAGGTACATGTCGGACTCGGCTACTGGCAATCATCCGGTATACGCGCTCGTCGCCGGTGACTACCGCGCGGAGATCGCCGGAGTGGGCGGCGGCATTAAGGCGCTGACCTACCGCGGCTGCGACTTGGTGGAAACCTACCCGGACGGCGCAGACGCGCCCGCCGCGTGCGGGGTGGTGCTAGCGCCCTGGCCGAACCGCACCGAAGACGGCCGGTTTGGCTGGGAGGGCGAGCAGTACCAACTGCCCATTACCGAGCCGGAGCGCAACAACGCCATCCACGGCTTCGTGCACGATCGCCTCTGGGAATGTGAGTGGGGCGCGGGCGGGGCCGCGGATGAGGGTGCGGCGTTGCGGCTGCGCACGGACATCGGTCCGCGACCCGGCTGGCCGTGGCAGATTCGACTGACCGCGACCTACCGGCTGGGCGCAGGCGGCCTTGACGCCGAATACCAGGCGGAGACCGACGGTTGCCCCGCGCCCTTCGCCCTGGGAGTGCACACCTACCTGTC from Corynebacterium confusum includes these protein-coding regions:
- a CDS encoding aldose epimerase translates to MSDSATGNHPVYALVAGDYRAEIAGVGGGIKALTYRGCDLVETYPDGADAPAACGVVLAPWPNRTEDGRFGWEGEQYQLPITEPERNNAIHGFVHDRLWECEWGAGGAADEGAALRLRTDIGPRPGWPWQIRLTATYRLGAGGLDAEYQAETDGCPAPFALGVHTYLSAGGNALDDCRLQLAVEDNLPLGSRNLPCGELRPAEEVLPGIASGVPLAAAGAPGECRDEFGKVWLDHSFRGAHPVARLTRPDGHGVQLDPGPGSQPSMRWAQVYTAPDFPDYRSEGGPSGPPRRALAVEPMSAPPNALASGCDITTLRPGAPASFALRISAF